Proteins found in one Brachypodium distachyon strain Bd21 chromosome 5, Brachypodium_distachyon_v3.0, whole genome shotgun sequence genomic segment:
- the LOC100822193 gene encoding protein LITTLE ZIPPER 4, with the protein MDRLNAKLYMQNCYILKENERLRKKAQLLNQENQALLTELKQRLAKTAANKASGNGNTAPGVRAPLPDLNTAPPAHTAGHEKTKKAAAN; encoded by the coding sequence ATGGACAGGCTGAACGCCAAGCTGTACATGCAGAACTGCTACATCCTCAAGGAGAACGAGCGGCTGCGCAAGAAGGCGCAGCTGCTGAACCAGGAGAACCAGGCCCTGCTCACCGAGCTCAAGCAGCGGCTTGCCAAGACGGCGGCGAACAAGGCCAGCGGCAATGGAAACACTGCCCCTGGCGTCCGCGCACCCCTCCCTGACCTCAACACAGCTCCACCGGCACACACTGCTGGCCATGAGAAGACCAAGAAGGCGGCCGCAAACTGA
- the LOC100834976 gene encoding uncharacterized protein LOC100834976, with translation MAFLRPCVVACAAAAFLVAAVGAQLMDPGKPDGITWSADVIPIVKPQEQPTVASCYNKANPAQDPICQIEARRCPPGCPDSCYVHCPSCKLVCLCELMNTACYDPRFVGGDGNKFLFHGRRDADFCLLSDTNLHINAHFIGKQNRQAGARDFTWVQALGIRFGGHRLYLGVKRTATWDSAVDRLVITFDGMPVELESSWTHPSAPALSIFRTGAANGVVVRLDGRFRIVANAVPVTEEDSRVHDYGLTAADGSLAHLNVAFKFYSISADVHGVLGQTYRSDYVSAGGVDVGAKIPVMGGTSKYTVSDIFGTDCEVARFAGEEDVKAVVGLIDEPADAMCGSGKGGAGLVCKK, from the exons ATGGCGTTCCTCCGGCCTTGCGTGGtggcctgcgccgccgccgccttcctcgtCGCTGCTGTCGGCGCCCAGTTGATGGATCCGGGCAAGCCGGACGGGATCACGTGGAGCGCCGACGTGATCCCCATCGTGAAGCCCCAAGAGCAGCCGACCGTGGCGAGCTGCTACAACAAGGCCAACCCGGCGCAGGACCCCATTTGCCAGATCGAGGCGCGCCGGTGCCCCCCCGGCTGCCCCGACTCCTGCTATGTGCACTGCCCCTCCTGCAAGCTCGTCTGCC TCTGTGAGCTGATGAACACGGCGTGCTACGACCCGCGCTTtgtgggcggcgacggcaacaAGTTCCTGTTCCACGGCCGCAGGGACGCCGACTTCTGCCTGCTCTCGGACACCAACCTGCACATCAACGCGCACTTCATCGGCAAGCAGAACCGGCAGGCGGGGGCACGGGACTTCACCTGGGTGCAGGCCCTGGGCATCCGCTTCGGCGGCCACCGCCTCTACCTCGGCGTCAAGCGGACCGCCACGTGGGACAGCGCCGTGGACCGCCTCGTCATCACCTTTGACGGCATGCCCGTCGAGCTGGAGTCCAGCTGGACCCACCCCTCGGCGCCCGCTCTGTCCATCTTCCGCACGGGCGCGGCCAACGGCGTCGTTGTGCGGCTCGACGGGCGGTTCCGGATCGTGGCCAACGCGGTGCCGGTCACCGAGGAGGACTCCAGGGTGCACGACTACGGCTTGACCGCTGCCGACGGGAGCCTGGCGCACCTCAACGTGGCCTTCAAGTTCTACTCCATCAGCGCCGACGTGCACGGCGTGTTGGGGCAGACGTACCGCTCAGACTACGTCAGCGCCGGGGGCGTCGACGTGGGCGCCAAGATCCCCGTGATGGGGGGAACCAGCAAGTACACGGTTTCGGACATCTTTGGGACGGACTGCGAGGTGGCGCGTTTCGCTGGCGAGGAGGATGTCAAGGCGGTGGTCGGCCTGATCGACGAGCCGGCCGACGCGATGTGCGGCAGCGGCAAGGGCGGCGCCGGTCTGGTCTGCAAGAAGTGA
- the LOC100835593 gene encoding CEN-like protein 2: protein MARALEPLVVGKVIGEVIDNFNPTMKMTATYSSNKQVFNGHEFFPSAVVSKPRIEVQGSDMRSFFTLVMTDPDVPGPSDPYLREHLHWIVTDIPGTTDDSFGREVVSYESPKPNIGIHRFIFVLFKQKRRQAVSTPSSRDYFNTRRFAAENELGLPVAAVYFNAQRETAARRR, encoded by the exons aTGGCTAGGGCACTGGAACCTCTCGTCGTCGGAAAGGTGATTGGGGAGGTCATCGACAACTTCAACCCCACCATGAAGATGACGGCGACCTACAGCTCCAACAAGCAGGTGTTCAATGGCCACGAGTTCTTCCCGTCAGCAGTCGTGTCCAAGCCGCGCATTGAGGTTCAGGGCAGCGATATGCGATCTTTCTTCACGCTG GTCATGACGGATCCAGATGTACCAGGGCCTAGTGATCCGTACCTGAGGGAGCATCTCCACTG GATCGTCACTGATATTCCAGGCACCACTGATGATTCTTTTG GAAGGGAGGTGGTGAGCTACGAGAGCCCGAAGCCCAACATCGGCATCCACAGGTTCATCTTCGTGCTGTTCAAGCAGAAGCGCCGGCAGGCGGTGAGCACTCCCTCCTCCAGGGACTACTTCAACACTCGCCGCTTCGCCGCCGAGAACGAACTTGGGCTCCCAGTCGCCGCCGTCTACTTCAACGCGCAGCGGGAGACAGCTGCACGCCGCCGCTGA
- the LOC100821571 gene encoding purple acid phosphatase 22 — translation MRPKKMTARFTLVLVLGTLVACLSTAAEYVRPPPGRVILTAHNKPASHPQQVHVSLVGANHMRVSWITDAKHGQTVVEYGRASRNYTASATGDHTSYTYFLYTSGKIHHVTIGPLDPGTVYYYRCGMAGDEFSLKTPPAALPIELALAGDLGQTEWTASTLAHVSKTDYDVLLVPGDLSYADTQQPLWDTFGRFVEKHASRRPWMVTEGNHEVESAATALPGSPSPFVAYNTRWRMPYEESGSPSGLYYSFDAAGGAVHVVMLGSYAGFNSTSDQHAWLARDLAAVDRRATPWLVVLLHAPWYNTNAAHAGEGEAMRKAMERLLYDARVDVVFAGHVHAYERFTRVHNNEANPCGPVYITIGDGGNREGLAFDFQKNHKLARLSMMREASFGHGRLSVVNATSARWAWHRNDDADSTVRDELWLESLAANGACQRGNHAADSWSDEL, via the exons ATGCGGCCAAAGAAGATGACGGCACGTTTCACACTTGTCCTGGTCCTCGGCACGCTGGTGGCCTGCCTCTCTACCGCCGCCGAGTATGTCCGGCCTCCGCCGGGCCGGGTCATCCTCACAGCGCACAACAAACCTGCCTCTCACCCACAGCAG GTGCACGTATCCCTTGTCGGGGCGAACCATATGAGGGTATCATGGATCACGGACGCCAAGCACGGGCAGACCGTGGTGGAGTACGGCAGGGCCTCCCGGAACTACACGGCATCGGCCACCGGCGACCACACCTCCTACACCTACTTCCTCTACACCTCCGGCAAGATCCACCACGTCACCATCGGGCCGCTCGATCCCGGCACGGTGTACTACTACCGGTGCGGCATGGCCGGCGACGAGTTCTCCCTCAAGACCCCGCCCGCCGCTCTCCCCATCGAGCTCGCCCTCGCAG GGGACCTTGGGCAGACCGAATGGACGGCGTCAACGCTGGCGCACGTGAGCAAGACGGACTACGACGTGCTGCTTGTCCCCGGCGACCTGTCGTACGCCGACACGCAGCAGCCGCTGTGGGACACGTTCGGGCGGTTCGTGGAGAAGCACGCGAGCCGGCGGCCGTGGATGGTCACCGAGGGGAACCACGAGGTGGAATCCGCGGCCACGGCGCTCCCTGGCTCGCCGAGCCCGTTCGTCGCGTACAACACGCGGTGGCGGATGCCGTACGAGGAGAGCGGCTCGCCGTCGGGGCTCTACTACTCCTTcgacgcggccggcggcgccgtccaCGTCGTCATGCTGGGCTCCTACGCGGGCTTCAATTCGACCTCGGACCAGCACGCGTGGCTGGCGCGCGACCTCGCGGCCGTCGACCGGCGCGCCACACCGTGGCTCGTCGTGCTGCTGCACGCCCCGTGGTACAACACCAACGCGGCGCATGCCGGGGAGGGCGAGGCCATGAGGAAGGCCATGGAGCGCCTGCTCTACGACGCCCGCGTCGACGTCGTCTTCGCCGGCCATGTCCACGCCTACGAACGATTC ACGAGAGTGCACAACAACGAGGCGAACCCGTGTGGGCCGGTGTACATCACCATCGGCGATGGCGGCAACAGGGAAGGCCTTGCATTTGA TTTTCAGAAGAACCACAAGCTGGCGCGGCTGTCGATGATGAGGGAGGCGAGCTTCGGGCACGGTCGGCTGAGCGTGGTGAATGCCACCTCGGCGCGTTGGGCCTGGCATCGTAATGACGACGCTGACTCCACTGTCCGCGACGAGCTCTGGCTCGAGAGCCTGGCCGCCAACGGCGCGTGCCAAAGGGGCAACCACGCCGCTGATTCCTGGAGCGATGAGTTGTAA